One Halobacterium sp. DL1 DNA window includes the following coding sequences:
- a CDS encoding potassium transporter TrkA gives MRILIVGAGEVGSSIANSLADGHEVVVVDVDPERVEAMTYSHDVLAVTGDGTDLEVLLEAEVERADIVIASTDDDETNLATCGTVNTVSDAFTIARVKNTTYLDTWRNHRGAFGVDFMVCTDLLAAEAIVRIVGLPTARDVDPFAGGHVEMAEFEVPLDSPLAGQTIAEADEFDELTFVAVIPESANAAVIPRGDTVIDGDARVVVIGRPEAVREFSGAINPVEAADDIKDVVIVGGSTTGELTAELLVERGIKPRIIEVDQDRARELAERIPAATILSHDGTDPEFLTREHVQNADVVVATLGSDERSLLAALIAKRVGATRAIAVVEQARYVDLFETVGVDVAVNPRQVTAEEITRFTRERRAENVAIIEPGGAEVLEIQVDEQSVLADRAIRDVAADLPDGVVIGAITRGDDYVTPRGDTVVHVGDHVVAFVRADAIEEVTAKL, from the coding sequence ATGCGCATCCTCATCGTGGGTGCCGGCGAAGTCGGGTCGAGTATCGCGAACAGCCTGGCCGACGGACACGAGGTCGTCGTCGTCGACGTCGACCCCGAGCGCGTCGAGGCGATGACCTATTCCCACGACGTGCTCGCGGTCACCGGGGACGGCACCGACCTCGAGGTGCTCCTGGAGGCCGAAGTCGAGCGCGCCGACATCGTCATCGCGAGCACCGACGACGACGAGACGAACCTCGCGACGTGTGGTACCGTCAACACCGTCAGCGACGCGTTCACCATCGCGCGCGTCAAGAACACCACCTACCTCGACACGTGGCGGAACCACCGTGGCGCGTTCGGCGTCGACTTCATGGTGTGTACGGACCTGCTGGCGGCGGAGGCCATCGTCCGCATCGTCGGTCTCCCGACCGCCCGCGACGTCGACCCGTTCGCCGGCGGCCACGTGGAGATGGCGGAGTTCGAGGTGCCCCTCGACAGTCCGCTCGCGGGCCAGACCATCGCCGAGGCCGACGAGTTCGACGAACTGACGTTCGTCGCGGTCATCCCGGAGTCCGCCAACGCCGCCGTGATACCCCGCGGAGACACCGTCATCGACGGTGACGCCCGCGTCGTCGTCATCGGGCGTCCGGAGGCGGTCCGGGAGTTCTCGGGGGCGATCAACCCCGTTGAGGCTGCCGACGACATCAAGGACGTGGTCATCGTCGGCGGGAGCACGACCGGCGAACTGACCGCCGAACTCCTCGTCGAGCGGGGCATCAAGCCGCGCATCATCGAGGTCGACCAGGACCGAGCGCGGGAACTCGCCGAACGCATTCCGGCGGCGACCATCCTCTCCCACGACGGCACCGACCCCGAGTTCCTCACGCGCGAACACGTGCAGAACGCGGACGTGGTGGTCGCCACCCTCGGCAGCGACGAGCGGTCGCTGCTGGCGGCGCTCATCGCGAAGCGCGTCGGCGCGACGCGGGCCATCGCGGTCGTCGAACAGGCCCGCTACGTCGACCTCTTCGAGACGGTCGGCGTCGACGTGGCCGTCAACCCGCGGCAGGTCACGGCCGAAGAGATCACGCGGTTCACGCGCGAGCGCCGTGCCGAGAACGTCGCCATCATCGAACCCGGCGGCGCGGAAGTGCTGGAGATCCAGGTCGACGAGCAGAGCGTGCTCGCCGACCGCGCCATCCGAGACGTGGCCGCCGACCTCCCCGACGGCGTCGTCATCGGCGCCATCACGCGCGGTGACGACTACGTCACCCCGCGCGGTGACACGGTCGTCCACGTGGGCGACCACGTGGTCGCGTTCGTGCGCGCCGACGCCATCGAGGAAGTTACGGCGAAGCTATGA
- a CDS encoding potassium transporter TrkH has translation MKVRVDWRASLALVGTVVKWLSVPLVAPLVVALYYGDGGIAAFGATIVVAFTAGVALESLGDPEEMRAREGFLMVAVTWLAVSIVGAVPYLLAAHGVPGVLPATAPGSTLANPVNAVFESMSGFTTTGATVLGSISFETHSHSVLLWRQLTQWLGGMGIVVLAVAILPELSVGGAQLMDAEVPGPGIQKLTPHIAETARVLWLAYAGITALEIVLLYGLHVGGFAPNMGVYNAIAHGLTTMATGGFSPEARSIEAFSAAVQWLIVPFMVAAGTNFALFWHVIQGDTQELFEDAEFRFYVGVVGTLTALLAAILFTGPALGLGDAVAPVAGNAEDALRHAAFQAASIVTTTGYASMDFNQWSQPGKMVLFVALFLGGSAGSTGGAVKMVRWLVILKSLKRELFVTVHPDAVQPLRLAGQALDERGVRGIYAFTAVYFSLFVFGTVFVAIDAGRIQETVTGFEAMSAVAATLGNVGPGFGIVGPMNSYLPFPNSSKLLMVGLMWVGRLEILPVLVLFTGSYWQS, from the coding sequence ATGAAGGTACGGGTGGACTGGCGGGCGAGCCTCGCGCTCGTGGGGACAGTCGTGAAGTGGCTCTCGGTGCCGCTCGTGGCCCCGCTAGTCGTCGCCCTCTACTACGGGGACGGCGGCATCGCGGCCTTCGGCGCGACCATCGTCGTCGCGTTCACCGCGGGGGTGGCCCTCGAATCCCTCGGCGACCCAGAGGAGATGCGCGCCCGAGAGGGGTTCCTGATGGTGGCGGTGACGTGGCTCGCGGTGAGCATCGTCGGCGCCGTCCCCTACCTGCTCGCTGCACACGGCGTCCCCGGCGTCCTGCCGGCGACCGCCCCTGGGTCGACGCTCGCGAACCCGGTCAACGCCGTCTTCGAGTCGATGAGCGGATTCACGACCACGGGAGCGACCGTGCTGGGCTCCATCTCCTTCGAGACGCACTCCCACTCGGTGCTGCTGTGGCGACAGCTCACCCAGTGGCTCGGTGGGATGGGTATCGTCGTGCTCGCCGTCGCCATCCTCCCGGAGCTCTCGGTCGGCGGCGCACAGCTGATGGACGCAGAGGTCCCCGGCCCCGGCATCCAGAAGCTCACGCCCCACATCGCGGAGACGGCGCGGGTGCTCTGGCTCGCGTACGCCGGCATCACCGCACTGGAAATCGTCCTGCTGTACGGCCTCCACGTCGGCGGCTTCGCGCCGAACATGGGGGTGTACAACGCAATCGCCCACGGGCTGACGACGATGGCCACCGGCGGGTTCAGCCCGGAGGCGCGCTCCATCGAGGCGTTCTCGGCGGCCGTCCAGTGGCTCATCGTGCCGTTCATGGTCGCGGCGGGGACGAACTTCGCGCTGTTCTGGCACGTCATCCAGGGGGACACCCAGGAACTGTTCGAGGACGCGGAGTTCCGGTTCTACGTCGGCGTCGTCGGGACACTGACCGCACTGCTCGCGGCAATCCTGTTCACGGGGCCGGCGCTCGGTCTCGGGGACGCCGTCGCGCCGGTCGCGGGGAACGCGGAGGATGCGCTCCGTCACGCCGCGTTCCAGGCAGCCTCCATCGTCACCACGACTGGGTACGCGAGCATGGACTTCAACCAGTGGAGCCAGCCGGGGAAGATGGTGCTGTTCGTGGCCCTCTTCCTCGGCGGGAGCGCGGGGAGCACGGGCGGTGCGGTGAAGATGGTGCGCTGGCTGGTCATCCTGAAGTCGCTCAAGCGGGAGCTGTTCGTCACCGTCCACCCGGACGCCGTCCAGCCCCTCCGGCTGGCCGGCCAGGCGCTCGACGAACGCGGCGTCCGCGGCATCTACGCGTTCACGGCGGTCTACTTCTCGCTGTTCGTCTTCGGCACGGTGTTCGTGGCTATCGACGCCGGACGCATCCAGGAGACGGTGACGGGCTTCGAGGCGATGAGCGCAGTCGCCGCGACCCTCGGCAACGTCGGTCCGGGGTTCGGCATCGTCGGCCCGATGAACAGCTACCTCCCGTTCCCCAACTCGTCGAAGCTGCTGATGGTCGGGCTGATGTGGGTCGGCCGCCTCGAGATACTGCCGGTGCTCGTGCTGTTCACTGGGTCGTACTGGCAGTCGTAG
- a CDS encoding amino acid transporter: MSDEELAKDLGPLAALTIGVGTMIGAGIFVLPRQAISDAGSLAVVSFLLGGGIALLTALSASELGTAMPKSGGAYYYVNHALGPLFGSIAGWSNWLGLAFASAFYMVGFGKYIQNIIGMPDAFVVGPLVVPSIKLVALIGAGLFIAVNYVGAKETGRLQNVIVVILVAILAVFTVFGALNAETANLPDSKGFSPMLTTTGIIFVSYLGFVQITSVAEEIKDPGRNLPRAVIGSVLLVTVIYALVLVAMSAAVDPGFIGGLSDDKIAVVEVSRLLMGPVGAAALLFGGLLATASSANASILASSRINFAMGRDNIVTPDLNEIHPRFATPYRSIAVTGVLILVFIVAGTVEALATMGSVLHLIIYGLLNVALIVMREADPADYDPDYEVPFYPFTPILGMLTSFALIAFISQLIVALSFALVAGAVLWYFVYARSRTEKQGILGQYVLSRAEEMPETAVAAASSVQPDGGQYRVVVPLANPETEKELISLAATAAKANDGRVIAVHVVQVPDQTSLQYGADHVEQLDANSEELLAKARADAEDFGVPVETHTILSHRSFEELFDAARSHDADMLMMGWGEDSHGSPGRAESGMAELAGDLPCDVLVMKDRGFDPSRIVLPTAGGPDSELGAAIARYLRDQYGSEVTLLHVADDLDEGSAFLDDWAADQGLLDAQQRVETGDVETAIETAAEDATMLVVGATERGLLGRLVSGSLVLDVVDDVDCSVVLAEKQRTRSLTERLFG, from the coding sequence ATGAGTGACGAGGAACTCGCGAAGGACCTCGGGCCGCTCGCCGCGCTGACCATCGGCGTCGGGACGATGATCGGTGCCGGCATCTTCGTGCTCCCGCGGCAGGCAATCAGCGACGCCGGTTCGCTGGCGGTCGTCTCGTTCCTCCTCGGCGGTGGCATCGCGCTGCTGACGGCGCTCTCTGCCAGCGAACTCGGCACCGCGATGCCGAAATCCGGCGGCGCGTACTACTACGTCAACCACGCCCTCGGCCCGCTGTTCGGGTCGATTGCGGGGTGGTCTAACTGGCTCGGCCTCGCGTTCGCCTCGGCGTTCTACATGGTCGGCTTCGGGAAGTACATCCAGAACATCATCGGGATGCCCGACGCGTTCGTCGTCGGACCGCTCGTCGTCCCATCTATCAAACTCGTCGCGCTGATCGGCGCGGGGCTGTTCATCGCGGTGAACTACGTCGGCGCGAAGGAGACCGGCCGTCTCCAGAACGTCATCGTCGTCATACTGGTCGCCATTCTCGCCGTGTTCACCGTCTTCGGGGCGCTGAACGCCGAGACCGCGAACCTCCCAGACAGCAAGGGGTTCAGTCCGATGCTCACGACGACGGGCATCATCTTCGTCTCCTACCTCGGCTTCGTCCAGATCACGAGCGTCGCCGAGGAGATCAAGGACCCAGGCCGGAACCTCCCGCGCGCCGTCATCGGGAGCGTCCTCCTCGTCACGGTCATCTACGCGCTCGTCCTCGTCGCAATGAGCGCCGCGGTCGACCCCGGCTTCATCGGGGGACTGAGCGACGACAAGATTGCAGTCGTGGAGGTGTCCCGTCTGCTCATGGGTCCGGTCGGCGCCGCCGCGCTCCTGTTCGGCGGACTGCTCGCCACGGCCTCGTCGGCGAACGCCTCCATCCTCGCGTCCTCGCGGATCAACTTCGCGATGGGGCGGGACAACATCGTCACGCCCGACCTCAACGAGATCCACCCCCGGTTCGCCACGCCGTACCGCTCCATCGCCGTCACGGGCGTGCTCATCCTCGTGTTCATCGTCGCCGGCACCGTCGAAGCACTCGCGACGATGGGGAGCGTCCTCCACCTCATCATCTACGGCCTGCTGAACGTCGCGCTGATCGTCATGCGCGAGGCCGACCCCGCCGACTACGACCCGGATTACGAGGTCCCATTCTACCCGTTCACGCCGATTCTCGGGATGCTCACGTCGTTCGCGCTCATCGCGTTCATCAGCCAACTCATCGTCGCGCTGAGCTTCGCGCTGGTCGCCGGCGCCGTGCTCTGGTACTTCGTCTACGCGCGCTCGCGGACCGAGAAGCAGGGCATTCTCGGACAGTACGTCCTCTCACGGGCCGAGGAGATGCCCGAAACGGCCGTCGCGGCCGCCAGCAGCGTCCAGCCGGACGGCGGTCAGTACCGCGTCGTCGTCCCGCTCGCGAACCCGGAGACCGAGAAGGAACTCATCTCGCTGGCTGCGACCGCCGCGAAGGCCAACGACGGCCGCGTCATCGCCGTCCACGTCGTCCAGGTGCCCGACCAGACGAGCCTGCAGTACGGGGCCGACCACGTCGAGCAACTGGACGCGAACAGCGAGGAACTGCTCGCGAAGGCGAGGGCCGACGCGGAGGACTTCGGCGTCCCCGTCGAGACCCACACCATCCTCTCGCACCGCTCGTTCGAAGAACTGTTCGACGCCGCCCGGAGTCACGACGCCGACATGCTCATGATGGGGTGGGGAGAGGACAGCCACGGGTCGCCGGGCCGCGCGGAGTCCGGAATGGCCGAACTCGCCGGCGACCTGCCGTGTGACGTGCTCGTGATGAAGGACCGCGGGTTCGACCCGTCCCGGATCGTCCTCCCGACGGCCGGCGGCCCCGACTCCGAACTGGGCGCCGCCATCGCGCGGTACCTCCGCGACCAGTACGGCAGCGAGGTGACGCTGCTCCACGTCGCGGACGACCTCGACGAGGGCAGTGCCTTCCTCGACGACTGGGCCGCCGATCAGGGCCTGCTGGACGCCCAGCAGCGCGTGGAGACGGGTGACGTCGAGACCGCCATCGAGACCGCCGCCGAGGACGCCACGATGCTCGTCGTCGGTGCGACGGAACGCGGTCTGCTCGGGCGTCTCGTCAGCGGCTCGCTGGTCCTCGACGTGGTCGACGACGTGGACTGCTCGGTCGTGCTCGCGGAGAAACAGCGCACCCGGTCACTCACCGAACGGCTGTTCGGCTGA
- a CDS encoding universal stress protein UspA, protein MGDLLDRVVVPVASEDDARTTAAAVLPRVASAGGEVVFVHVIEKAGGAVDKAGVEQREEYAAEIFAVVEDAAADAGVPVETDLRFDTDVADAIFAAGRDHDASAIAFTPRDGSRWFDLLTGDHAHDLVKQADRPVVVLPAEDEDE, encoded by the coding sequence ATGGGTGACCTGCTCGACCGCGTCGTCGTCCCGGTCGCCAGCGAGGACGATGCCCGAACGACCGCCGCGGCGGTCCTCCCCCGGGTCGCGTCCGCGGGCGGAGAGGTGGTCTTCGTCCACGTCATCGAGAAGGCCGGCGGCGCCGTCGACAAGGCGGGCGTCGAGCAGCGTGAGGAGTACGCGGCCGAGATCTTCGCGGTCGTCGAGGACGCCGCGGCGGACGCGGGCGTTCCCGTCGAGACCGACCTCCGGTTCGACACGGACGTCGCGGACGCCATCTTCGCGGCCGGCCGCGACCACGACGCCTCCGCCATTGCCTTCACGCCGCGCGACGGCAGTCGGTGGTTCGACCTCCTCACCGGCGACCACGCCCACGACCTCGTGAAACAGGCCGACCGCCCGGTCGTCGTGCTCCCGGCGGAGGACGAGGATGAGTGA
- a CDS encoding adenylate kinase (essential enzyme that recycles AMP in active cells; converts ATP and AMP to two molecules of ADP): MSSPHVLILGAPGAGKGTQSRRLTEEFGIEHVTTGDALRGNKGMDISHLDLEYDTPGEYMDAGELVPDPVVNEIVKKALQEADGYVLDGYPRNESQTEYLDSITDLDVVLYLDVAEEELVRRLTGRRVCEDCGATYHVDFDPPEEAGVCDECGGTLYQREDDTEETARERIRVYEENTAPVVEYFREEGVLAEIDGEQTPDEVWDGVRDAVAERTA; this comes from the coding sequence ATGAGTAGTCCACACGTGCTGATTCTCGGCGCGCCGGGCGCCGGGAAGGGCACGCAGAGCCGTCGTCTCACCGAGGAGTTCGGCATCGAACACGTCACGACCGGTGACGCGCTCCGGGGGAACAAGGGGATGGACATCAGTCACCTCGACCTGGAGTACGACACGCCCGGCGAGTACATGGACGCGGGCGAACTCGTCCCCGACCCGGTCGTCAACGAGATCGTGAAGAAGGCCCTCCAGGAGGCCGACGGCTACGTGCTCGACGGCTACCCGCGCAACGAGAGCCAGACCGAGTACCTCGACTCCATCACCGACCTCGACGTCGTGCTCTACCTCGACGTCGCCGAGGAGGAGCTCGTCCGCCGGCTGACGGGCCGGCGCGTCTGCGAGGACTGCGGCGCGACCTACCACGTCGACTTCGACCCGCCCGAGGAGGCAGGCGTCTGCGACGAGTGCGGCGGCACCCTCTACCAGCGCGAGGACGACACCGAGGAGACCGCCCGCGAGCGCATCCGCGTCTACGAGGAGAACACCGCGCCCGTCGTGGAGTACTTCCGCGAGGAGGGCGTGCTCGCCGAGATTGACGGCGAACAGACCCCCGACGAGGTCTGGGACGGCGTCCGGGACGCGGTCGCCGAGCGAACAGCGTAA
- a CDS encoding HtlB — MVRTAEKVRSLVREDPEMATILDDLLDQEGELHWQDVNGDVSSGQWGRLLEKDLLVAADDGFRFADPEGVREGLGPEEETDEEAPETTSWSKWDKLAGVGAVGAMVGYSVTPIRNAVGGSVELLIGPIDAVLPFYVVVMVLAVLTGLYSTLLQANLTDMSKMSEYQERAKDLQDRMSDAKERGDEAEIERLREEQMEAFGDQANMLKEQFRPMVWIMLLTIPVFLWMYWKLGSGRVPTEELQMTLPLMGEANLKSGRALVFPVWIIWYMLCSFSFSNVIRKALNIQTTPT; from the coding sequence ATGGTACGAACCGCGGAGAAAGTCCGCTCGCTGGTCCGGGAGGACCCCGAGATGGCGACTATACTGGACGACCTCCTCGACCAGGAGGGCGAACTCCACTGGCAGGACGTCAACGGCGACGTCTCCAGCGGCCAGTGGGGCCGCCTCCTCGAGAAGGACCTCCTCGTCGCGGCCGACGATGGGTTCCGGTTCGCCGACCCGGAAGGGGTCCGCGAGGGCCTCGGTCCAGAGGAGGAGACCGACGAGGAAGCCCCGGAGACGACGTCGTGGTCGAAGTGGGACAAACTGGCTGGCGTCGGCGCCGTCGGCGCGATGGTCGGTTACAGCGTCACCCCAATCCGGAACGCGGTCGGCGGGAGCGTCGAACTGCTCATCGGTCCCATCGACGCCGTTCTCCCGTTCTACGTCGTCGTGATGGTGCTGGCGGTGCTCACCGGCCTCTACTCCACGCTCCTGCAGGCGAACCTCACCGACATGTCGAAGATGTCTGAGTACCAGGAGCGCGCGAAGGACCTCCAGGACCGGATGTCCGATGCCAAGGAGCGGGGCGACGAAGCAGAGATCGAGCGCCTGCGGGAGGAGCAGATGGAGGCGTTCGGTGACCAGGCGAACATGCTCAAAGAGCAGTTCCGCCCGATGGTGTGGATCATGCTGCTCACCATTCCGGTGTTCCTCTGGATGTACTGGAAGCTCGGCAGCGGACGGGTGCCGACGGAGGAACTCCAGATGACCCTGCCGCTGATGGGCGAGGCGAACCTCAAGAGCGGGCGCGCCCTCGTCTTCCCGGTGTGGATCATCTGGTACATGCTCTGCTCGTTCAGCTTCTCGAACGTCATCCGGAAGGCGCTGAACATCCAGACGACGCCCACCTAG
- a CDS encoding cytidylate kinase (catalyzes the formation of (d)CDP from ATP and (d)CMP) gives MLVTISGPPGSGKSTVASALADHLDYDHTSGGDIFRGLADERGLTLEEFNELAEEDPQIDKDLDHQLRETARNRDDVVLESRLAGWMAGEYADIKIWLDAPLGVRARRIAEREDKTPATARAETEKREQSEAARYAEYYGIDFDDLTIYDLSVNTARWGPDAVTDIVLYAVDSYVASSDEGPTPIEEVRYQF, from the coding sequence ATGTTAGTCACCATCTCCGGGCCGCCGGGGAGCGGGAAGAGCACCGTCGCTTCCGCGCTCGCCGACCACCTCGACTACGACCACACGTCGGGGGGCGACATCTTCCGCGGGCTCGCAGACGAGCGAGGGCTCACCCTCGAGGAGTTCAACGAACTCGCCGAGGAGGACCCCCAGATCGACAAGGACCTCGACCACCAGCTCCGTGAGACCGCACGGAACCGCGACGACGTCGTCCTCGAATCGCGGCTCGCCGGCTGGATGGCGGGGGAGTACGCCGACATCAAGATCTGGCTCGACGCCCCCCTGGGCGTGCGCGCCCGCCGCATCGCCGAACGCGAGGACAAGACACCGGCCACGGCGCGCGCGGAGACGGAGAAGCGCGAACAGTCGGAGGCCGCGCGGTACGCCGAGTACTACGGCATCGACTTCGACGACCTCACTATCTACGACCTCTCGGTGAACACGGCGCGCTGGGGGCCGGACGCGGTCACCGACATCGTGCTCTACGCCGTCGACTCCTACGTGGCGTCCAGCGACGAGGGGCCGACGCCCATCGAGGAAGTCCGCTACCAGTTCTGA
- a CDS encoding tRNA pseudouridine synthase B, translating to MLRSAPEDRDPEAILEFGVLNLDKPPGPSAHQVSAWVRDMTGVEKAAHAGTLDPKVTGCLPILTGAATRLAPALLEGPKEYVTVLELHADPPANLESVVAEFEGPTYQKPPRKSAVARRLRVREIYDLDVLEVENRQALLRIRCESGTYVRKLCHDLGRALGTGAHMGHLRRTATTPFDDTDLVTLQDLSDALAWYRDEDDTDPPGSPEEALRAVVAPAERALGHLPSVTIAPSAAAEVAEGAPVYAPGVLDADPADRDALVACYTPDRAAVCLGRLVGDPDADSGTVVSLERVLV from the coding sequence ATGCTCCGCTCCGCCCCCGAGGACCGCGACCCCGAAGCCATCCTGGAGTTCGGCGTCCTGAACCTCGACAAGCCGCCCGGCCCCTCCGCCCACCAGGTGTCGGCGTGGGTCCGGGACATGACCGGCGTGGAGAAGGCCGCCCACGCGGGCACGCTCGACCCGAAGGTGACGGGCTGTCTCCCGATACTCACGGGTGCGGCGACCCGCCTCGCGCCCGCGCTCCTCGAAGGCCCCAAGGAGTACGTCACCGTCCTCGAACTCCACGCCGACCCGCCCGCCAACCTCGAATCCGTTGTGGCGGAGTTCGAGGGACCGACCTACCAGAAGCCCCCGCGGAAGTCAGCGGTGGCGCGCCGCCTCCGCGTCCGCGAGATCTACGACCTCGACGTGCTGGAGGTCGAGAACCGACAGGCGCTCCTGCGGATCCGTTGTGAATCCGGGACGTACGTCCGGAAGCTCTGTCACGACCTGGGGCGCGCCCTGGGCACCGGCGCCCACATGGGCCACCTTCGGCGGACCGCAACCACGCCCTTCGACGACACCGACCTCGTCACGCTCCAGGACCTCTCGGACGCCCTCGCGTGGTACCGCGACGAGGACGACACTGACCCGCCCGGGAGTCCGGAGGAAGCGCTCCGGGCAGTGGTCGCGCCCGCCGAACGCGCACTCGGCCACCTCCCGAGTGTCACCATCGCGCCCTCGGCCGCCGCCGAAGTCGCAGAGGGCGCGCCAGTGTACGCACCGGGGGTCCTCGACGCGGACCCCGCCGACCGCGACGCGCTCGTCGCGTGTTACACGCCCGACAGAGCGGCGGTCTGTCTCGGCCGCCTCGTCGGCGACCCCGACGCCGACAGCGGAACGGTCGTCTCCCTCGAACGCGTGCTCGTCTGA
- a CDS encoding agmatinase: MSDDTTSRIALSADVTDLLTPFDGYNVPIEDPYETNFGDVVEQYPGAETADVGIVGAPFDTAAVAGARGSREGPNGVRDKMPYWTCYNPEIDVDYSEGLDIVDFGNVDLTQTDVLEAHDQLESVATELFENDIVPITIGGDHSLTYPAAKGLMNSTDGDVGVVNIDAHHDVRHSHGGELSSGTPFRRLLEDDSGKLSHDNFVELGLSGWHNSKYYVDWVRENGAEIITARDVHFDGPREAAERALAAATDGTDAVYVSVDIDVLEPGDAPGTSVPSPGGLRTHELQELVYQLGRPEKTTAMDLMEVAPPLESYDRTTTLVASAVVSQFIGACKEKRDTNQ, translated from the coding sequence ATGAGTGACGATACCACATCGCGCATAGCGCTGTCGGCAGACGTGACCGACCTGCTCACCCCGTTCGACGGGTACAACGTCCCCATCGAGGACCCCTACGAGACGAACTTCGGCGACGTCGTCGAACAGTACCCCGGTGCGGAGACCGCCGACGTCGGCATCGTCGGGGCACCGTTCGACACGGCGGCGGTCGCCGGTGCCCGGGGCTCCCGCGAGGGCCCGAACGGAGTTCGCGACAAGATGCCGTACTGGACCTGCTACAACCCCGAGATAGACGTCGACTACTCGGAGGGCCTCGACATCGTGGACTTCGGCAACGTCGACCTCACGCAGACGGACGTGCTCGAAGCCCACGACCAGCTGGAGTCCGTCGCCACGGAGCTCTTCGAGAACGACATCGTCCCCATCACCATCGGTGGCGACCACTCGCTGACCTACCCCGCTGCGAAGGGGCTGATGAACAGCACCGACGGCGACGTCGGCGTCGTCAACATCGACGCCCACCACGACGTCCGCCACTCCCACGGCGGCGAACTCTCCTCGGGGACGCCGTTTCGTCGGCTCCTCGAGGACGACTCCGGGAAGCTCTCACACGACAACTTCGTGGAACTCGGCCTCTCCGGCTGGCACAACTCGAAGTACTACGTGGACTGGGTCCGTGAGAACGGTGCGGAGATAATCACTGCCCGGGACGTCCACTTCGACGGGCCGCGGGAGGCGGCCGAACGCGCACTGGCGGCCGCGACCGACGGCACCGACGCGGTGTACGTCTCGGTGGACATCGACGTACTCGAACCCGGGGACGCACCCGGGACGTCGGTGCCGAGCCCCGGCGGACTCCGGACGCACGAGCTCCAGGAGCTGGTCTACCAGCTCGGCCGCCCCGAGAAGACGACGGCGATGGACCTCATGGAAGTCGCCCCGCCGCTCGAGAGCTACGACCGCACGACGACGCTCGTCGCGTCCGCCGTCGTCAGCCAGTTCATCGGCGCCTGCAAGGAGAAACGCGACACCAATCAGTAG